A part of Chloroflexota bacterium genomic DNA contains:
- a CDS encoding glycoside hydrolase family 88 protein, with the protein MSHYFDRDESIFNWIGDDLPRTLEIIANRYIGENPPTPFVYRAFSRRGFAQLNDGRYDLNLQAKLPDAKPGQWAYLYGMLWSDGEKNDEFLISSYSPTSVFVDGKLVYRSLLAHETNVQAGKLVIVQVHKGWNAFFIKTRKTPAGFGCVIGTSFKRAFPFHFMSPFAERAGQAGWVYSQLAAQDVYAENKFPGIGDNERATGLTWFPAMQWDAAASKQKACARIFGVQPGKTAYAWSQLEITAPTKLQLDAAGATKIWIDGKPVWEGQAGKRDLDLSLSRGRHDVLVATVSSTDDWGFVISRSGLSDEKSQSHTPEISRSARNDSNAEFQLPYPVKGVGDAWLHLGPFDAPLANSPAEIQTIYRLFDNQGAPVYWRVDMPETWVRPHLENENFAKWNYQIGVTLYGLLQTARRLGRKDVIDYVVRHVNECAQSYAYSLYDRDQYGTQSINEQLVEMSCLDDCGSFGSAALETYKEAPSPEIRAVVDTIADYILNKQVRTPDGAFYRVHTLWIDDLYMSTPFLGRYYQLTGKRAYIDDAAKQFLLFKRYLYLPEQKIMSHIYDFGYNLATGIAWGRGNGWCLFSLSEILEMLPNDHPDRPALLEFFATLCEGYLALQGERGLWHQVLNEPDSYEETSCTAMFAYAFARGVRFGWLKETVPYIQAVRKAWRGLTQISIDRLGNVHGVCRGSSYAFTSDYYKYELLWRTNDTHGIGIVMLAGGEVIKLNEWLAAH; encoded by the coding sequence ATGTCACACTACTTTGATCGCGACGAAAGCATTTTCAACTGGATCGGGGACGATCTCCCACGCACGTTAGAAATCATCGCCAATCGCTACATCGGCGAAAACCCGCCGACGCCATTCGTGTATCGCGCGTTCAGCCGGCGCGGCTTTGCGCAACTGAATGACGGCAGATACGATCTGAACTTGCAAGCGAAATTACCGGACGCCAAGCCCGGTCAATGGGCGTATCTGTACGGCATGTTGTGGAGTGACGGCGAAAAAAACGACGAATTCTTGATCAGTTCCTATTCGCCGACGAGCGTATTCGTGGACGGCAAGTTGGTGTATCGTTCGTTGCTCGCGCACGAGACGAATGTCCAAGCCGGCAAATTGGTGATCGTCCAAGTGCACAAAGGTTGGAACGCGTTCTTTATCAAGACGCGCAAAACGCCTGCGGGCTTTGGTTGCGTCATAGGCACCTCTTTCAAAAGGGCGTTCCCGTTTCATTTCATGTCACCCTTTGCGGAACGCGCGGGACAAGCCGGCTGGGTCTATTCGCAACTCGCTGCTCAAGATGTTTATGCCGAAAATAAATTTCCTGGCATTGGCGATAACGAACGCGCCACGGGGCTGACCTGGTTTCCGGCAATGCAATGGGACGCGGCAGCATCGAAGCAAAAAGCGTGCGCGCGAATTTTCGGCGTTCAGCCCGGCAAAACTGCCTATGCTTGGTCGCAGTTGGAAATCACCGCGCCGACTAAACTGCAACTCGACGCCGCGGGCGCGACGAAAATCTGGATTGACGGCAAGCCAGTGTGGGAAGGTCAAGCCGGCAAGCGCGACCTTGATCTCTCGTTGTCGCGCGGCAGACACGATGTGCTCGTTGCCACCGTTTCATCAACGGATGACTGGGGGTTTGTCATTTCGAGGAGCGGTCTTAGCGACGAGAAATCTCAAAGTCACACGCCGGAGATTTCTCGCTCCGCTCGAAATGACAGTAACGCGGAATTTCAACTGCCGTATCCGGTCAAAGGCGTTGGCGATGCGTGGTTGCATCTCGGACCCTTCGACGCGCCGTTGGCGAATTCGCCGGCAGAGATCCAAACGATCTACCGTTTGTTCGATAACCAGGGCGCGCCGGTGTACTGGCGCGTGGACATGCCCGAAACCTGGGTTCGTCCGCATCTCGAAAACGAAAATTTCGCCAAGTGGAATTATCAGATCGGCGTGACGTTGTACGGTTTGTTGCAGACCGCGCGACGGTTGGGACGCAAAGATGTGATTGACTATGTGGTGCGGCACGTCAACGAATGCGCCCAGTCTTATGCGTACTCGCTCTACGACCGCGACCAGTACGGCACGCAGTCCATCAACGAACAACTCGTCGAGATGAGTTGCCTCGACGATTGCGGCTCGTTTGGCTCGGCGGCGTTGGAGACATACAAGGAAGCGCCATCACCGGAAATTCGCGCGGTCGTGGATACGATTGCCGATTACATTTTGAATAAACAAGTGCGGACGCCCGACGGTGCGTTTTATCGCGTGCATACATTGTGGATTGACGATCTGTACATGAGCACGCCATTCCTGGGTCGGTACTATCAACTGACCGGCAAGCGCGCATACATTGACGACGCCGCGAAACAATTCTTGCTGTTCAAAAGATACCTGTATTTACCGGAACAAAAAATCATGTCCCACATATACGATTTTGGGTACAACCTGGCGACCGGCATTGCGTGGGGACGTGGCAATGGGTGGTGCTTGTTCTCACTCTCCGAAATTTTGGAGATGTTGCCGAACGATCACCCAGATCGTCCCGCGCTGCTCGAGTTCTTTGCAACGTTGTGCGAAGGATACCTGGCTTTGCAAGGCGAGCGCGGCTTGTGGCATCAGGTGTTGAACGAACCCGATTCGTACGAGGAAACGTCTTGCACCGCGATGTTCGCGTATGCGTTTGCGCGCGGTGTGCGTTTTGGCTGGCTGAAGGAAACGGTGCCATACATTCAAGCGGTTCGCAAAGCATGGCGCGGGTTGACCCAGATCAGTATTGATCGCTTGGGCAACGTGCATGGCGTTTGTCGCGGTTCGTCGTACGCATTCACGTCCGATTACTACAAGTACGAATTGCTGTGGCGGACGAACGATACGCACGGCATCGGCATTGTCATGCTCGCCGGCGGCGAAGTTATCAAACTGAACGAATGGCTGGCAGCGCATTAA
- a CDS encoding HAD-IA family hydrolase: MLAALFFDLGDTIMDEASEVKDPEETTLRAELIPGIAEALRRFKSQGHRLALVADARPNTPTNVLRQHGLSELFDYCAISECVGFEKPHPRIFQAALEALTISPHDYSRVAMIGNNLERDIVGANRLGLISVFYHWNERRRTQPMTADESPRYTITSPGELVALIERLDHGAEQTQPPP, from the coding sequence ATGCTTGCCGCGCTTTTCTTCGACCTGGGTGACACGATCATGGATGAAGCGAGTGAAGTGAAAGACCCAGAGGAAACGACGTTGCGCGCCGAGTTGATCCCTGGCATCGCGGAAGCGTTGCGGCGTTTCAAATCCCAGGGACATCGTTTGGCGCTGGTCGCGGATGCGCGCCCGAACACGCCGACCAATGTGCTGCGACAACATGGTTTGTCCGAACTGTTCGATTATTGCGCGATCTCTGAATGCGTGGGGTTTGAGAAACCGCATCCACGCATCTTTCAAGCCGCGCTCGAGGCGTTGACGATATCGCCGCACGATTATTCGCGCGTCGCGATGATTGGCAACAATTTGGAACGCGATATCGTCGGCGCGAATCGGCTCGGATTGATCTCCGTTTTCTATCACTGGAACGAACGGCGGCGCACCCAACCGATGACGGCGGATGAATCGCCGCGCTATACGATCACTTCACCCGGCGAATTGGTCGCGTTGATCGAACGCTTGGATCACGGAGCGGAGCAAACACAACCCCCACCCTAA
- a CDS encoding PD40 domain-containing protein: MTGARVRQLTNYLGHSNHFYFTYPCWYDSGRKLVIASDRENRTNFFGVDVASGEITQLTDLDPAQGRIGAQSMTKNPVREEIYFYQGKTVFALDLNTLARRPLFTIPPGYTPQSANATADGNYLITGYTQDLSDRFNVDLGHGYVGFREIWEAHPHCAIVRIALDTGASEVIFEDKYWIGHLNTSPTLPHIMTFCHEGPWDKVDNRIWGLDLQTRQAWKIRATAPGERVGHEYWMDDGEHIGYHGYIANGTIYGSIRYDNTDQVEAPFEFHSWHFHSFRLDWIVGDGDAQNPYLLLWRMKDGKFEGPKALVWHRGSFHTQRVHVHPCFSADGKQIVYTSDPQGYGQVCIVDIPDWDALPDRHSLEKG, translated from the coding sequence ATGACCGGCGCGCGCGTGCGTCAGTTGACGAATTATCTGGGGCACAGCAATCACTTTTACTTTACGTATCCGTGCTGGTACGACAGCGGACGCAAACTGGTGATTGCCTCTGATCGCGAGAATCGCACCAACTTTTTCGGCGTGGACGTGGCGAGTGGCGAGATCACGCAGCTCACCGATCTCGATCCGGCGCAGGGTAGGATTGGCGCGCAATCCATGACCAAAAACCCGGTGCGCGAGGAAATCTATTTCTACCAGGGCAAAACCGTGTTCGCGCTCGATCTCAACACGCTTGCGCGGCGACCGCTCTTTACAATTCCGCCGGGTTATACGCCGCAATCCGCCAACGCGACGGCGGACGGCAATTATCTCATCACCGGCTATACCCAGGATTTATCCGACCGCTTTAACGTTGACCTGGGGCATGGCTATGTCGGCTTTCGCGAAATTTGGGAAGCGCATCCGCATTGTGCGATCGTTCGCATCGCACTGGATACCGGCGCGTCGGAGGTCATCTTTGAAGACAAATATTGGATCGGTCACTTGAACACGTCGCCCACATTGCCGCACATCATGACCTTTTGCCACGAGGGACCCTGGGATAAAGTGGATAATCGCATCTGGGGCTTGGACTTGCAAACGCGCCAAGCGTGGAAGATTCGCGCGACCGCGCCGGGCGAACGCGTCGGGCACGAGTACTGGATGGACGATGGCGAGCACATCGGTTATCACGGTTACATCGCAAACGGCACGATCTACGGTTCGATTCGTTACGACAACACCGATCAAGTCGAAGCGCCATTCGAGTTTCACTCGTGGCACTTTCACAGTTTCCGGCTCGATTGGATCGTCGGCGATGGCGACGCGCAAAATCCGTACTTGTTGTTGTGGCGGATGAAGGACGGCAAGTTCGAAGGACCCAAGGCGCTCGTGTGGCATCGCGGTTCGTTCCACACGCAACGCGTGCACGTGCATCCGTGTTTCAGCGCGGATGGAAAACAAATCGTTTACACATCCGACCCGCAAGGGTACGGGCAAGTGTGCATCGTGGACATTCCGGATTGGGACGCGTTACCCGACCGACATTCGCTCGAAAAGGGGTAG
- a CDS encoding acetylesterase: MSRHYQHLGVFSDWVDAAREQQPLFPVAPPGAETQHRVREVLGFCNRPETPRDVQIEQCWERDGLIGEEVSWSAGFGPRTHAYVLKPAHAQQPLPGVVALHCHGGFKFYGKERIADGATDPLPVIVEYRKKYYAGRAYANALAHAGFVVLVPDTFLWGSRKFPLDVMPAPVRDLTATILQAAPPDASTPFEIAQYNAAANQHEHWVAKYCNVLGTSLAGVVSYEDRVATNYLLSRADVTPDRIGCIGLSGGGNRAAMLNATHERIAATAIVGLMSTYEGLLDHNMSHTWMLFPFGWARYGDWSDLAACRAPSPLLVQYDLDDELFTEQGMRDADARLQQHYASVGTPAAYVGQFYPGPHKFDLEMQTAAFAWLKQSLT; this comes from the coding sequence ATGTCACGACACTATCAACACCTGGGTGTCTTTAGCGATTGGGTGGACGCCGCGCGCGAACAACAACCGCTCTTTCCGGTTGCGCCGCCCGGCGCGGAAACGCAACACCGCGTACGCGAGGTTTTGGGATTTTGCAATCGTCCCGAAACGCCGCGCGATGTTCAGATCGAGCAATGCTGGGAGCGCGATGGGTTGATCGGCGAAGAGGTCTCGTGGTCGGCGGGCTTTGGTCCGCGCACGCACGCCTACGTGCTCAAGCCGGCGCACGCGCAACAGCCCCTACCCGGCGTCGTGGCGCTGCACTGTCACGGCGGCTTCAAGTTCTACGGCAAGGAAAGAATCGCGGACGGCGCGACCGACCCACTGCCCGTCATCGTCGAGTATCGCAAAAAATATTACGCGGGACGCGCGTACGCGAACGCGCTCGCGCACGCCGGGTTTGTCGTGCTCGTGCCCGACACGTTTCTGTGGGGCAGTCGCAAATTTCCGCTCGACGTGATGCCCGCGCCGGTGCGCGACCTCACCGCCACAATTCTTCAAGCCGCGCCGCCCGACGCGAGCACGCCTTTCGAGATCGCGCAGTACAACGCCGCGGCGAACCAGCACGAGCATTGGGTCGCCAAGTACTGCAACGTCCTGGGCACGAGTCTCGCCGGCGTGGTCAGTTACGAAGACCGCGTCGCGACAAACTATTTGCTTTCGCGTGCGGACGTAACGCCGGATCGAATCGGGTGCATCGGTTTGTCGGGCGGCGGTAATCGCGCGGCGATGCTCAACGCGACGCACGAGCGCATCGCGGCGACGGCGATAGTCGGGTTGATGAGCACATACGAAGGACTGCTCGATCACAACATGTCGCACACGTGGATGCTCTTTCCATTCGGTTGGGCGCGCTATGGTGATTGGTCCGACCTTGCCGCGTGCCGCGCGCCGTCGCCTTTGCTGGTGCAGTATGACTTGGACGACGAACTGTTCACCGAGCAAGGGATGCGCGATGCGGATGCGCGCTTGCAACAACACTATGCGAGTGTCGGTACGCCCGCGGCGTACGTCGGACAATTTTATCCGGGTCCGCACAAGTTCGATTTAGAAATGCAAACCGCGGCGTTTGCGTGGCTCAAGCAATCGCTCACATAA
- a CDS encoding cupin domain-containing protein, giving the protein MKFSPLEKKGLTRFLIGDTIAPEKLSIHITEVEPGSRSHAAHTHAGVEAFYVFEGQATVEVEGEHYPLNVNESIVVDASVPHGIFNSGATRTRYMVIIAQ; this is encoded by the coding sequence ATGAAATTTTCTCCGCTCGAAAAGAAAGGACTAACAAGGTTTCTCATCGGCGACACCATCGCGCCAGAGAAACTGAGCATTCACATCACCGAGGTCGAACCGGGCAGTCGCTCGCACGCCGCGCACACTCACGCGGGTGTCGAGGCATTCTACGTGTTCGAAGGTCAAGCGACCGTCGAAGTGGAAGGCGAACATTACCCGCTCAACGTCAACGAATCTATCGTGGTCGATGCGAGCGTGCCGCATGGAATTTTCAACAGCGGCGCGACGCGTACGCGGTATATGGTCATTATCGCGCAATAA
- a CDS encoding aldo/keto reductase, which yields MKRTLGSSGIQVSALGMGCWAIGGPWTMRGTQAGWGTVDDDESIRAIHTALEHGINFFDTAANYGCGHSERILGRALADRRDRAIVATKFGYVVNEQTKRVDLYDDDVNSDKVVSYLREDCETSLRRLGMNYIDLYQFHVNAYPPEKAGAVRDALEALVAEGKIRFYGWSTDNAEGARVFAHGKHCIAIQHDLNVIRDAPQVLAVCNEFGLASINRSPLVRGAITGKYASDAKFQLDDLRHRENFQEQWLNPTLEKLNALRQILTSDGRTLAQGALAWIWARNARTIPIPGIRTVAQAIENAGAMQFGALNGDQMREIEQLMRRS from the coding sequence ATGAAACGAACATTGGGTTCAAGTGGAATACAAGTTAGCGCGCTGGGAATGGGTTGCTGGGCAATCGGCGGACCTTGGACGATGCGCGGCACGCAAGCCGGGTGGGGAACCGTGGATGACGATGAATCCATCCGCGCGATCCACACCGCGCTGGAACACGGCATCAACTTTTTTGACACGGCAGCGAACTATGGTTGCGGACACAGCGAACGTATCCTGGGTCGCGCGCTTGCCGACCGACGCGACCGAGCCATCGTCGCGACCAAGTTCGGCTACGTGGTGAACGAGCAAACCAAGCGCGTTGATCTGTACGACGACGACGTGAACAGCGACAAGGTCGTGAGCTATTTGCGCGAGGATTGCGAGACCAGTCTGCGGCGACTCGGCATGAATTACATTGACCTCTATCAATTTCACGTCAACGCGTATCCACCTGAAAAAGCCGGCGCAGTGCGCGACGCGTTGGAAGCATTGGTCGCGGAAGGCAAGATTCGCTTTTACGGCTGGAGCACCGACAATGCCGAAGGCGCGCGCGTCTTCGCGCATGGCAAACACTGCATCGCGATTCAACACGATCTCAACGTGATCCGCGACGCGCCTCAAGTGCTTGCCGTCTGCAATGAATTTGGACTTGCCAGCATCAATCGCAGTCCGCTCGTGCGCGGCGCGATCACCGGCAAATACGCGTCAGACGCGAAATTCCAGCTCGACGATCTGCGTCACCGCGAGAACTTTCAAGAGCAGTGGCTGAATCCCACGCTCGAAAAACTCAATGCACTGCGCCAAATTTTGACGAGCGATGGGCGAACGTTGGCGCAAGGCGCGCTTGCTTGGATCTGGGCGCGCAACGCGCGGACGATTCCGATCCCCGGCATCCGCACGGTCGCGCAGGCAATCGAAAATGCCGGGGCAATGCAGTTCGGCGCGTTGAACGGCGATCAAATGAGAGAGATTGAACAACTGATGAGGCGATCATGA
- a CDS encoding cupin domain-containing protein, with the protein MIVRNFLDAPSKVQSIHEGKGVGKNARVFDKPDFDTPLKFINYVELEPGATIGVHRHGANEEVYVVLGGSGVMITNDERQAVKTGDIILNKPGWEHGIENTSQELLKLFVFEADLVIQNP; encoded by the coding sequence ATGATTGTGAGAAATTTTTTGGACGCGCCTAGCAAGGTGCAATCCATTCACGAAGGCAAAGGCGTGGGCAAGAACGCGCGCGTCTTCGACAAGCCCGATTTCGATACGCCGCTCAAGTTCATCAACTATGTCGAGTTGGAACCGGGCGCGACGATTGGCGTGCATCGGCACGGCGCGAATGAGGAAGTGTACGTCGTGCTCGGCGGCAGCGGTGTGATGATCACGAACGACGAACGCCAAGCCGTGAAAACCGGCGACATTATTCTGAACAAGCCGGGCTGGGAACACGGCATCGAAAACACATCCCAGGAGTTGCTCAAGTTATTCGTGTTTGAAGCTGATTTGGTGATTCAAAATCCGTAA
- a CDS encoding alpha-glucosidase/alpha-galactosidase has product MSKALKVCVIGAGSAQFSLGIVKDLCLTKGLDGSHVTFMDVDGERLDMIFKLASRYAQQLGSSLTFDKTMDRAAALQGADFVLNAAYVLGHVIEANMRKLAGDKYGYYHSGGQFGAYHQLRLMLDVAQDIAKICPNAWLIQSGNPVFDGCTLMTRETGIKVCGLCHGHYGYREIALTLGLDPDRITWQAPGLNHNIWLTHFIYEGKDAYPLIDEWIATKGEEYWRTHVATRTHDAQMSRGAVHQYHMYGLFPIGDTVRRGGWWYHTDIATKKRWYGEPWGGPDTHLARPYFVKTLEARIAEMTQWANDPKTDMTKAIGTEKTREQIVPIIDGLVNNNEGYFQVNVPNHGALAGLPDDLVVEVPAIVNQKGIQPVRVGKLPPKIMLECILPDWLETERELHAFKTGDRTMLLHSVLNNHQTKNYDQAVALLDELMELDEVKKVEDWEKMKRISEHYKYPSKL; this is encoded by the coding sequence ATGTCAAAAGCACTAAAAGTTTGTGTGATCGGCGCGGGCAGCGCGCAGTTTTCGCTGGGCATCGTCAAAGACCTGTGCCTGACCAAAGGTCTAGACGGCAGTCATGTGACGTTCATGGATGTGGACGGGGAACGCTTGGACATGATCTTTAAGCTTGCCTCGCGCTACGCCCAGCAACTGGGATCATCGCTGACATTCGACAAGACGATGGATCGCGCCGCCGCGTTGCAAGGCGCGGATTTCGTTCTCAACGCCGCGTACGTCCTGGGTCATGTAATCGAAGCAAACATGCGAAAACTCGCGGGCGACAAGTACGGCTATTATCACTCCGGCGGACAGTTCGGCGCGTACCATCAACTGCGCCTCATGCTCGATGTCGCGCAAGACATCGCCAAGATTTGTCCGAACGCGTGGCTGATTCAATCCGGCAATCCGGTGTTTGATGGTTGTACGCTGATGACGCGCGAGACCGGCATCAAGGTCTGTGGTTTGTGTCATGGTCATTACGGTTATCGCGAAATCGCTCTGACCCTGGGGCTTGATCCCGACCGCATCACCTGGCAAGCGCCCGGGCTTAATCACAACATCTGGCTCACGCATTTCATCTACGAAGGCAAGGACGCGTATCCATTGATTGACGAATGGATCGCGACCAAGGGTGAAGAGTACTGGCGCACGCACGTCGCCACGCGGACGCACGACGCGCAAATGTCGCGCGGCGCGGTGCATCAGTACCACATGTACGGTCTGTTCCCGATTGGCGACACAGTGCGGCGCGGCGGGTGGTGGTATCACACCGATATCGCGACGAAGAAACGTTGGTATGGCGAACCCTGGGGCGGACCCGACACGCATCTCGCGCGCCCGTACTTTGTGAAAACGCTCGAAGCGCGCATCGCGGAAATGACGCAGTGGGCAAACGATCCCAAGACCGACATGACGAAAGCCATCGGCACCGAAAAGACGCGCGAGCAAATCGTGCCGATCATTGATGGACTTGTCAACAACAACGAAGGGTACTTCCAGGTCAACGTGCCCAATCACGGCGCGCTCGCCGGCTTGCCTGATGATCTAGTCGTTGAAGTTCCTGCCATTGTCAATCAAAAAGGCATTCAGCCCGTGCGCGTCGGCAAACTGCCGCCCAAGATCATGCTCGAGTGCATTTTGCCGGATTGGTTGGAGACGGAACGAGAACTGCATGCGTTCAAGACCGGCGACCGGACAATGTTGTTACATAGCGTGCTCAACAATCATCAAACGAAGAATTACGATCAAGCCGTCGCGCTTCTCGACGAGTTGATGGAACTGGATGAGGTCAAAAAAGTCGAGGATTGGGAAAAGATGAAACGCATCAGCGAGCACTACAAATATCCCAGCAAGTTGTAG
- a CDS encoding aldo/keto reductase, giving the protein MEYIHLGRTGLLVSRFCLGTMAFGREADEPTSVRIMERALELGINFFDTANRYGQTPGVTEEIMGRWLALGGGRREKIVLASKCYGEMGDGPNDRGLSAYHIRRACEDSLRRLQTDHIDLYQMHHVDRAAPWEEIWQAMEQLVREGKVLYVGSSNFAAWHIMQAQSTAAARNFLGLVSEQSRYSLAIRTIELEVIPACRALGIGILPYGPLRGGILAGGTLQATTGRRSSEGARRLFERHKTQIAAYESLCGEIGVEPAHVAHAWLLQQPGVTALILGPRTIVQLEHSVKSAEVKLSDEVMTKLDAIWQGPGQAPEAYAW; this is encoded by the coding sequence ATGGAATACATCCATTTGGGACGCACGGGTTTATTGGTCAGCCGCTTTTGTCTGGGCACGATGGCGTTCGGGCGCGAAGCCGACGAGCCGACGAGCGTCCGCATCATGGAGCGCGCGCTCGAACTGGGCATCAACTTTTTCGACACCGCGAATCGCTACGGGCAAACGCCCGGCGTGACGGAAGAAATCATGGGTCGTTGGTTGGCGCTAGGCGGCGGACGGCGCGAAAAAATCGTGCTCGCGAGCAAATGCTATGGCGAGATGGGCGACGGTCCGAATGATCGCGGGCTGTCCGCGTACCACATTCGACGCGCGTGCGAAGATTCACTGCGGCGTTTGCAGACCGATCACATTGATTTGTACCAGATGCACCATGTTGATCGCGCCGCGCCCTGGGAAGAAATCTGGCAGGCGATGGAACAACTCGTGCGCGAGGGCAAGGTGTTGTACGTGGGCAGCAGTAACTTTGCCGCGTGGCACATCATGCAAGCGCAGAGCACAGCCGCGGCGCGTAATTTCCTGGGTCTCGTCTCGGAGCAGAGCCGCTACAGTTTGGCGATTCGCACGATTGAACTCGAAGTGATTCCCGCGTGCCGCGCGCTAGGCATCGGCATCTTGCCGTACGGTCCTTTGCGCGGCGGCATCTTGGCGGGCGGAACACTACAAGCGACGACGGGGCGACGCAGCAGCGAGGGCGCGCGCAGATTGTTCGAACGGCACAAGACGCAGATCGCCGCGTACGAATCGCTCTGCGGCGAGATCGGCGTCGAGCCGGCGCACGTCGCGCACGCGTGGTTGTTGCAACAACCCGGCGTCACTGCGCTGATCCTGGGTCCGCGCACCATCGTCCAATTGGAGCACAGCGTCAAATCGGCAGAGGTCAAGCTCTCGGATGAGGTGATGACAAAACTCGATGCGATTTGGCAAGGACCGGGACAAGCGCCGGAAGCGTACGCGTGGTAA